Proteins encoded together in one Salarias fasciatus chromosome 17, fSalaFa1.1, whole genome shotgun sequence window:
- the LOC115404544 gene encoding zinc finger protein 768-like isoform X2 — protein sequence MTAVQALREFITQKLTAAAGEIFTAFEQTIVQYQEEIDRQNRLLEVCLKPRVRLRRAELQQHRDWREEQLFKQETSCCLEQGEPEPEPPQIKEEQEDTEPLLINEEQQEPEPPQIKEEQQEPEPPLINKEKEPEPPHIREEQEPEPPQVKEEQQDPEPPQTEDQEELGSGWDGEQPVLRFEGDSFKVPSVEKLNDQREPAAENSEDSEQLLSQDSEVHHEKKRRSEPAVNAEVRAAAVSQSDGVENALMSENQGEGGKVLWERTPGQHVLKKTKLSPKGEPVPDKKKTCGTCGKRVTHLALHMRTHSGERPYSCETCGKRFKQRSTLLRHSRTHSGEKPYSCETCGKSFGLDSTLFRHIRAHRGVKPFSCGRCGKSICRHSTLFHHMRTHTGEKLYSCETCWKTL from the exons ATGACTGCAGTTCAGGCTCTAAGAGAGTTTATCACCCAGAAACTGACTGCTGCcgctggagaaatcttcaccgcGTTTGAACAAACCATCGTCCAGTACCAGGAGGAGATCGACCGACAGAACAGACTGCTGGAAGTCTGCCTGAAGCCTCGGGTCCGGCTCCGCAGAGCAG agctccagcagcaccgtgactggagagaggagcagctgtttAAACAGGAAACCAGCTGCTGTCTGGAAcagggagaacc agaaccagaacctcctcagattaaagaggaacaagaagatACAGAACCTCTACTGATCAACGAGGAACAgcaagaaccagaacctcctcagatTAAAGAGGAACAGCAAGAACCAGAACCCCCACTGATCAACAAGGAaaaagaaccagaacctcctcacATCAGAGAGGAACAAGAACCAGAACCCCCTCAAGTTAAAGAGGAGCAACAAGACCCAGAACCTCCTCAGACTGAGGATCAGGAGGAACTGGGTTCCGGCTGGGACGGAGAGCAGCCTGTTCTGAGGTTTGAAGGTGATTCCTTtaaggttccttctgttgagaAGCTAAATGACCAGAGAGAACCAGCAGCTGAGaacagtgaggacagtgagcagctcctctctcaggactctgaggTCCACCATGAGAAAAAGCGGAGATCAGAACCAGCTGTGAATGCAGAAGTGAGAGCAGCCGCCGTGTCTCAGAGTGACGGTGTGGAGAACGCTCTCATGTCAGAGAACCAGGGTGAAGGTGGAAAGGTTCTCTGGGAGCGAACGCCTGGTCAACATGTCCTTAAGAAAACCAAGTTAAGTCCAAAGGGAGAACCGGTCCCTGATAAGAAGAAGACCTGTGGAACCTGTGGCAAGCGCGTGACTCATCTGGCGCTCCACATGAGAACCCACTCCGGCGAGCGGCCGTACTCCTGCGAGACCTGCGGGAAGCGCTTCAAGCAGCGGAGCACTCTGCTGCGCCACTCCAGAACTCACTCGGGCGAGAAGCCGTACTCCTGCGAGACCTGCGGGAAGAGCTTCGGTCTGGACAGCACGCTGTTTCGCCACATCAGAGCTCACAGGGGCGTGAAGCCGTTCTCCTGTGGACGGTGTGGGAAGAGCATCTGTCGGCACAGCACCTTGTTCCACCACATGAGAACCCACACCGGGGAGAAGCTGTACTCCTGCGAAACATGCTGGAAAACGCTCTGA
- the LOC115404544 gene encoding zinc finger and SCAN domain-containing protein 2-like isoform X3, with translation MTAVQALREFITQKLTAAAGEIFTAFEQTIVQYQEEIDRQNRLLEVCLKPRVRLRRAELQQHRDWREEQLFKQETSCCLEQGEPEPEPPHIREEQQEPEPPQIKEEQEPEPPQIKEEQQDPEPPQTEDQEELGSGWDGEQPVLRFEGDSFKVPSVEKLNDQREPAAENSEDSEQLLSQDSEVHHEKKRRSEPAVNAEVRAAAVSQSDGVENALMSENQGEGGKVLWERTPGQHVLKKTKLSPKGEPVPDKKKTCGTCGKRVTHLALHMRTHSGERPYSCETCGKRFKQRSTLLRHSRTHSGEKPYSCETCGKSFGLDSTLFRHIRAHRGVKPFSCGRCGKSICRHSTLFHHMRTHTGEKLYSCETCWKTL, from the exons ATGACTGCAGTTCAGGCTCTAAGAGAGTTTATCACCCAGAAACTGACTGCTGCcgctggagaaatcttcaccgcGTTTGAACAAACCATCGTCCAGTACCAGGAGGAGATCGACCGACAGAACAGACTGCTGGAAGTCTGCCTGAAGCCTCGGGTCCGGCTCCGCAGAGCAG agctccagcagcaccgtgactggagagaggagcagctgtttAAACAGGAAACCAGCTGCTGTCTGGAAcagggagaaccagaaccagaacctccacacatcagagaggaacagcaagaaccagaacctcctcagattaaagaggaa caagaaccagaacctcctcagatTAAAGAGGAA CAACAAGACCCAGAACCTCCTCAGACTGAGGATCAGGAGGAACTGGGTTCCGGCTGGGACGGAGAGCAGCCTGTTCTGAGGTTTGAAGGTGATTCCTTtaaggttccttctgttgagaAGCTAAATGACCAGAGAGAACCAGCAGCTGAGaacagtgaggacagtgagcagctcctctctcaggactctgaggTCCACCATGAGAAAAAGCGGAGATCAGAACCAGCTGTGAATGCAGAAGTGAGAGCAGCCGCCGTGTCTCAGAGTGACGGTGTGGAGAACGCTCTCATGTCAGAGAACCAGGGTGAAGGTGGAAAGGTTCTCTGGGAGCGAACGCCTGGTCAACATGTCCTTAAGAAAACCAAGTTAAGTCCAAAGGGAGAACCGGTCCCTGATAAGAAGAAGACCTGTGGAACCTGTGGCAAGCGCGTGACTCATCTGGCGCTCCACATGAGAACCCACTCCGGCGAGCGGCCGTACTCCTGCGAGACCTGCGGGAAGCGCTTCAAGCAGCGGAGCACTCTGCTGCGCCACTCCAGAACTCACTCGGGCGAGAAGCCGTACTCCTGCGAGACCTGCGGGAAGAGCTTCGGTCTGGACAGCACGCTGTTTCGCCACATCAGAGCTCACAGGGGCGTGAAGCCGTTCTCCTGTGGACGGTGTGGGAAGAGCATCTGTCGGCACAGCACCTTGTTCCACCACATGAGAACCCACACCGGGGAGAAGCTGTACTCCTGCGAAACATGCTGGAAAACGCTCTGA
- the LOC115404544 gene encoding gastrula zinc finger protein 5-1-like isoform X1, with product MTAVQALREFITQKLTAAAGEIFTAFEQTIVQYQEEIDRQNRLLEVCLKPRVRLRRAELQQHRDWREEQLFKQETSCCLEQGEPEPEPPHIREEQQEPEPPQIKEEQEDTEPLLINEEQQEPEPPQIKEEQQEPEPPLINKEKEPEPPHIREEQEPEPPQVKEEQQDPEPPQTEDQEELGSGWDGEQPVLRFEGDSFKVPSVEKLNDQREPAAENSEDSEQLLSQDSEVHHEKKRRSEPAVNAEVRAAAVSQSDGVENALMSENQGEGGKVLWERTPGQHVLKKTKLSPKGEPVPDKKKTCGTCGKRVTHLALHMRTHSGERPYSCETCGKRFKQRSTLLRHSRTHSGEKPYSCETCGKSFGLDSTLFRHIRAHRGVKPFSCGRCGKSICRHSTLFHHMRTHTGEKLYSCETCWKTL from the exons ATGACTGCAGTTCAGGCTCTAAGAGAGTTTATCACCCAGAAACTGACTGCTGCcgctggagaaatcttcaccgcGTTTGAACAAACCATCGTCCAGTACCAGGAGGAGATCGACCGACAGAACAGACTGCTGGAAGTCTGCCTGAAGCCTCGGGTCCGGCTCCGCAGAGCAG agctccagcagcaccgtgactggagagaggagcagctgtttAAACAGGAAACCAGCTGCTGTCTGGAAcagggagaaccagaaccagaacctccacacatcagagaggaacagcaagaaccagaacctcctcagattaaagaggaacaagaagatACAGAACCTCTACTGATCAACGAGGAACAgcaagaaccagaacctcctcagatTAAAGAGGAACAGCAAGAACCAGAACCCCCACTGATCAACAAGGAaaaagaaccagaacctcctcacATCAGAGAGGAACAAGAACCAGAACCCCCTCAAGTTAAAGAGGAGCAACAAGACCCAGAACCTCCTCAGACTGAGGATCAGGAGGAACTGGGTTCCGGCTGGGACGGAGAGCAGCCTGTTCTGAGGTTTGAAGGTGATTCCTTtaaggttccttctgttgagaAGCTAAATGACCAGAGAGAACCAGCAGCTGAGaacagtgaggacagtgagcagctcctctctcaggactctgaggTCCACCATGAGAAAAAGCGGAGATCAGAACCAGCTGTGAATGCAGAAGTGAGAGCAGCCGCCGTGTCTCAGAGTGACGGTGTGGAGAACGCTCTCATGTCAGAGAACCAGGGTGAAGGTGGAAAGGTTCTCTGGGAGCGAACGCCTGGTCAACATGTCCTTAAGAAAACCAAGTTAAGTCCAAAGGGAGAACCGGTCCCTGATAAGAAGAAGACCTGTGGAACCTGTGGCAAGCGCGTGACTCATCTGGCGCTCCACATGAGAACCCACTCCGGCGAGCGGCCGTACTCCTGCGAGACCTGCGGGAAGCGCTTCAAGCAGCGGAGCACTCTGCTGCGCCACTCCAGAACTCACTCGGGCGAGAAGCCGTACTCCTGCGAGACCTGCGGGAAGAGCTTCGGTCTGGACAGCACGCTGTTTCGCCACATCAGAGCTCACAGGGGCGTGAAGCCGTTCTCCTGTGGACGGTGTGGGAAGAGCATCTGTCGGCACAGCACCTTGTTCCACCACATGAGAACCCACACCGGGGAGAAGCTGTACTCCTGCGAAACATGCTGGAAAACGCTCTGA